The sequence ACGTTCATGATCGACGTGCACACGTCCAAGGGCTACACGGAGCTGCTCCCGCCCTACCTCGTGCTGCGCGAGACGATGATGGGCACCGGCCAGCTGCCCAAGTTCGAGGACGACGCCTTCAAGACGTCCGGCGATCCCGAGCGCTTCCTCATCCCCACCGCGGAAGTCCCCGTGACGAACTACCACGCGGACGAAATCCTGGAGGGTGAGCAGCTCCCCATCCGCTACTGCGCCTTCAGCCCGTGCTTCCGCGCGGAGGCCGGCGCCGCGGGGCGCGACACGCGCGGCCTCATCCGCCAGCACCAGTTCCACAAGGTGGAGCTGGTGAAGTTCTCCCAGCCGGAGAAGAGCCTGGAGGAGCTGGAGGCCATGACGGACGACGCGTGCGACATCCTGCGCCGCCTGGGACTGCACCACCGCGTGATGCTGCTGTGCACCGGGGACATGGGCTTCGGCGCCCGGAAGACCTACGACATCGAGGTCTGGCTGCCGGGCCAGGGCGCGTACCGGGAGATTTCGTCCTGCTCGGACTGCGGCGACTTCCAGGCCCGCCGCGCGAAGATCCGCTACCGCGCCCAGAAGGGCGACAAGCCCCAGATGGTGCACACCCTCAACGGCAGCGGGCTGGCCGTGGGGCGCACGAGCATCGCCATCCTGGAGAACTACCAGCGGGAGGACGGAAGCGTCGCCATCCCGGAGGCGTTGGTGCCGTACATGGGGGGCCTGAAGGAACTTCGCCCCCTGTAGTCAGGTGCGCCGGGCCCCGGACGTGAAAAGGGGCCAACATCCTGCTTGCCACAGGGAAGAAATGATGTAGAAGGGCGGCCCCACGGGCGCGGTTGGCCCGCCGGGAACCGACGGCACCTGCTGTGGAGGCGTGGCCGAGCGGTTGAAGGCAGCGGTCTTGAAAACCGCAGAAGGTGAAAGCCTTCCGTAGGTTCGAATCCTACCGCCTCCGATTTTGAGCTTGAGTTTCGCGGTTCTTTGACAGAGAAGAGTTGGAGAGATGGCCGAGAGGCTGAAGGCACAGGTTTGCTAAACCTGCATACTCGAAAGGGTATCGAGGGTTCGAATCCCTCTCTCTCCGCCACTTGATGTAAAGCAGCAGCCGGAAGAAATGCTCCCTTAGCTCAGCTGGATAGAGCGTCGGACTACGAATCCGAAGGCCGGAGGTTCGAATCCTCCAGGGAGCGCCACTTCTTCTTCAGGCGCGCACATCATGAGTGACGACATCGCTTTCATGCAGCAGGCTCTTGAGCTCGCGCGGGAAGCAGCTTCACTCGGGGAAGTTCCGGTAGGTGCGGTGGCGGTGCTGGACGGAAACGTCGTGGGCACGGGCTACAACCGCCGCGAATGCGACCGGAACCCCTTTGCCCACGCCGAGATGATTGCCCTGGCAGCTGCTGCCAAAGCGCGTGATGCGTGGCGACTCTCCG comes from Corallococcus macrosporus and encodes:
- the serS gene encoding serine--tRNA ligase, which codes for MLDLRNVAQNFDAVVARLKTRGGSLDLGPFQALFLERRDLYVSMEALAARRNAANEEMKRKAKEDPAAMEKLRGDLRGVSQEIKEKEARLKEVEEELNRILLVIPNVPHESVPVGTSADENVQVKSWGEKPNLLFTPKQHFELGESLGMLDFERAAKVSGSRFTFYKGALARLERALVTFMIDVHTSKGYTELLPPYLVLRETMMGTGQLPKFEDDAFKTSGDPERFLIPTAEVPVTNYHADEILEGEQLPIRYCAFSPCFRAEAGAAGRDTRGLIRQHQFHKVELVKFSQPEKSLEELEAMTDDACDILRRLGLHHRVMLLCTGDMGFGARKTYDIEVWLPGQGAYREISSCSDCGDFQARRAKIRYRAQKGDKPQMVHTLNGSGLAVGRTSIAILENYQREDGSVAIPEALVPYMGGLKELRPL